One Pseudomonadota bacterium genomic window, GGGCAAAAAGCCGGTTCTTTTTGATCATTACAAATCTTCGCCTCCGAAGGTCAGAAAAGAAAATCCGGGCATGTCAGAACCTCAAATCGAGGCAAAATTGGCAGAGAAAAGAAAAGAATATGCTGTAATTATCCAAAATGCTCTGGATAGTAATAAAACCGTGGCAATTATGGATTATGGAGATCCTACAATTTGGAGCGGATGGAGCTGGCTTAGACAGTATTTTCCTCAGGATCAGATTGAAGTGATTCCGGGGCTTAGTTCTTTCAATGTTTCAAACAGCATGATTCGAAGACGTATCGGTTGCAATGGTTCCATTGTACTTACAACACCAATGGGGATTCAAGAAAATCCGGAAATGATTAAAAACATAGCCGACAAAGGTGAAACTCTTGCCATCTTTATGGGATTAAAAGAAGTGCCTGCTTTGGCTGCAAAGTTTAAAAAGGATTTTAAAACGGATACTCCGGCATATTTGGTCTATAAGGCAGGGTATTCCGGAAGTGAACATGTTATCCAAACAGATTTAAATGGCCTTGCGGATGCGGCTGGCAAGTACCATGAAAAATTTCTGGGTCTGATCTATGTGGGTCGTTGCCTTAGCGAACTGGAAGGTGCCTGTTACGAAAAAAAATCTCACAATTAGTATTAAGTTGTGAATAATGAACAATGTAAATGATAACGCCGGTGCCGGATTAAAGCGACAAATCGGATTGGGTACTTCGATAATTCTGGTAATAGCCAATATGATCGGCACCGGCATATTCACAACTTCAGGATTTATTATTGAATCTCTGCAAGATCCAAAAGCCTTGCTTATTTGCTGGATAATTGGCGGGGTTTTCGCACTGTCCGGTGCTTTATGTTATGGAGAACTGGGTTCCATATTCCCCAGGGCAGGTGGTGAATATGTATTTTTAAAGGAATGTTTTGGGGAACGGCTGGGATTTCTTTCAGGTTGGATATCACTTATTGTGGGATTTTCAGCGCCGATAGCAGCATCCTCAATTGCCTTTTCAAAATATTTTTTCAATTCCGTTTTTGAAAGTAAAGGTTTACAGGTTCAGGATTCGTTGTTATTGGCAAATGCCCCATCGGTTTTAGCAATAGGAATTATTTTGTTGTTTTCTTTTGTTCATTGTTACAGCGTTTCAATAGGAAGCCGTGTGCAAAATGCGCTTACAGGTTTTAAAATTTGTCTTATTTTATGTTTTGTTGTTGCCGGTTTTTTATACGGCAAGGGTTCTATGTCCCATTTTTCAATCGAATTTGATCCGACTATACTGACTTCAGGTGGTTTTGCTACTTCTTTGATATTTATTTCCTTTGCATACAGTGGCTGGAATGCGGCCGCTTATATGGGAGGTGAGATAAAAAATCCTTCCAAGAATATACCCCTTTCTCTTTTTATCGGGACAGTTGTTGTCATTTGTTTGTATCTGCTTCTTAATTTACTTTATGTATATGCCCTTTCATTAAATAGCATGAGCGGGAAATTAGAAATAGGTGCTGTGGCTGCTGCTGGACTATTCGGTCCCAATGTAGGCAGGTTTTTTTCGGGTGCCGTTACAATATGTCTGCTTTCGGTAGTCAGCGCCATGATAATGGCTGGTCCCAGAGTTTATTATGCTATGGCAAAAGACGGGTTATTTTTCAATCTGTTTTCAAGATTAACAAAAACACAAAGGGTTCCGGCTTATGCCATAATATTGCAAGCCTTGATTGCAATTATAATGGTGATTACTTCATCTTTTGACAAGCTTTTGCTTTATATCGGATTTACACTTTCAATTTTTGCAGTGTTAACTGTATTGGGTTTGATGTATTTACGCGCTCGCATGCCGGATTCGAAACAAACTTATAAAACCTTTGGTTATCCAGTGACCCCGCTTATTTTTATTTTGGGAAATATGTGGATTATAATATTTTGTGTAAAAGAAAATCCTATAGTGACATTCTATGGCGCATTAACTATTATTTCAGGGTTGATATTCTATTTTATTTTTAAAAGAAGACAGGAACGTGGGGATTGAAAAACAAACAAAAAAACACCCCAACCGGTTATTATACTTTTTAATATTAATATCATTGGGGATTCATCTGATTCTGGCGGTTAAAATATCAGGATTTTACACCCCAGATTTGCTCAGTTATATTGAATTAGAGCTTAAAGATATTAGCAAGCCATTTATTCGGGAAATTCCCAAGCCACGCCGCCGTATAAAAGAATTTCAGTTACCTGAAAATCATAGGATATTAAAAATAAATCGAATTCAACCGCCTCAAAATATTCCCATGAAAATCAAAACGCCTGAAATATCTTCTAACGGCATTGTAGAAAATATCCCCATGCCTGACCTGTCTTTTGGTTCTCTTCATGTAAGCCAATGGCAGCCTGAGATATATAATGTTGAGTCCGGTGATTATTCTACCGCGGAAAGTTATCTTGAAATGGTAAAATTGCGGATCGAACAAAATAAAAAATACCCTGACAAAGCTCAGAGACTCCAAATAGAAGGACGAGTTCCTGTGGTCTTTGTAATAACTCCGGAAGGAAATGTTCGGGATATTAAAGTGATTATGCCTCAGCATGTGCTTCTTGATGAAGCGGCGGTGAAGGCTATAATGAATGCGGTCCCCTTTCCAAGACCTCCTGTAAATATTTTTAAAGGTGCTGTCCCTGTTCGGGTGGTTGTTGTGTTTGAATTAACATAAAAACTTTAGATGCTTTGTTAAATGATAACGTTATTACATTAGTGTAAATTGGATAGATAGTAATGACTTTTTATAAAAATTTATTTTTATGTATCATTTGCCTGATATTTTTGCTTTGGCCTCAGGCGACGTGGTCTGATGGAAAAATCAAGAACAGAGATGCTAATAATGACGGCAAGGACGATCAGATTGCACATTTTGATCAGAAAGGACGTTTAATTAAGCTTGAAATTGACAGTAATGCCGATGGAATAATGGACAGGTTCCAATATTATAAAAATGGTAAACCTGTGTGTGTTGAAAAAGACCTTGATTATAATCAAAAGATCGACTGCTGGGATTTTATAGAAGATGAGAAGAGAGTAAGGCAGGAAAAGGACAGCACCGGTAATGGAAAAGTCGATCAGATTATATACTTTGATATGAAAGAGAAGCCTTCAAGGATTGAAAAGGATTCAACAGGAGACGGTTATTTAGATACGATTTTTAATTTTGATAAAGGAGTACTTGCAAGCTCAACAAGAGATACCGATGCAGACGGAAAAATAAATATCTGGCAGACATATCAAAACGGAAAGCCTTTAGAAAGAAAAGAAGATCTGGACGGTGATCTGCAAGTTGAAAAAATTATATTGTTTGATGATGAAGGCCTTACAAAAGCAATCAAAATGGATTCGGACAAAAGCGGTAATATGGATACTTTCCGGTTTTTTGATAAAGGAGTTATCGTTTTACAGAAAAAGGATATGGATTCCGACGGCTGGTTTGAATCTGTAATTATATTTAAAAACGGAAAAGTATTTGTAGAACAAAAAGATTCAAACAATGATAAGGCATTTGATATAACCCTGAAATTTAAAAACGAAAAGCCTTTTTACCAGGAAAAAGACACTAACTTTGATAGAATAACGGACTTCTTCTGTGATTTCGATTCAAAAGGACTTCCGGCAGTAATCAAGGAAGATAGCAGGTATACGGGAAAAATAGACCGTATAAGACATTTTGAAAACGGCGAGATAAAAAAGATGGAATATGATTCCCAGGGGGATGCATTCATAGACCAGATTACCTTTTTTAAAGACAGTAAACCGATCTTGCAAACACTTGATGAAAATAAAGACTCAAAGCCTGATATAAAGATTTTTTTCAACCGGAAGGGAGAAAAACAAAAGGTTGAAAGTGATACCAATTATAACGGCAAACCTGATACTTGGCAGTACTACGAAAATGAAAAAATCGTAAGATTGGAAAAAGATGAAAATGAAAACGGTGCAGTTGATCAAAAATTGTATTTCGACAAAAACGAAAAAAGAACAAAACTACTCATGGATCAGGATCACAATGGTAGGTTCGAAACAACACAATGGTTTAACCGTCCGGATTGGGATGTTGTTATAGAAAAGGATATTGATGGAGATAAAAATACGGATGCCCGCCATTACTACAAAGATAATATTTTAAGGATTAAGGAAATAGATGAAAACGGTGACGGGAAGGTGGATCTTGTTGAATATTATGATAAAAACAAAAAGCTTGTAAAGAGTAAGGAAGATATTGGAAACTCCGGTATTTTAAATACTGTCTGGTATTATGACGGCAAGCAAGAAGCTGTTCGAGCCGAAAAGGATGTTGATGGAGACGGTAAGATTGATACCTGGTTTTACTATGAAAAGGGTCGTGTAGCAAAAGTTGAAGAAGATTCAAACCATGATGGCAAACCCGATATCTGGGAAGAATATGATGAATCCGAAGCAGTAGTAAAGAAGTCAAAGGATCTGGATTATGACGGGATTGTCGATGTGGTGGAAGATAATAAGAATACAGAGAAATAATTTAAACATTAATAAATATCAGGGGGTGTATCGATATGCTCGAATTCTTTTCGAAGGGCGGTATATGTATGTGGCCGATTCTTCTGTGTTCGGTTGTATCATTGGCTATTTTTATTGAGCGGCTTATATGGATCGGCAAGATGCGTAAGCGCGGACA contains:
- a CDS encoding amino acid permease, whose translation is MNNVNDNAGAGLKRQIGLGTSIILVIANMIGTGIFTTSGFIIESLQDPKALLICWIIGGVFALSGALCYGELGSIFPRAGGEYVFLKECFGERLGFLSGWISLIVGFSAPIAASSIAFSKYFFNSVFESKGLQVQDSLLLANAPSVLAIGIILLFSFVHCYSVSIGSRVQNALTGFKICLILCFVVAGFLYGKGSMSHFSIEFDPTILTSGGFATSLIFISFAYSGWNAAAYMGGEIKNPSKNIPLSLFIGTVVVICLYLLLNLLYVYALSLNSMSGKLEIGAVAAAGLFGPNVGRFFSGAVTICLLSVVSAMIMAGPRVYYAMAKDGLFFNLFSRLTKTQRVPAYAIILQALIAIIMVITSSFDKLLLYIGFTLSIFAVLTVLGLMYLRARMPDSKQTYKTFGYPVTPLIFILGNMWIIIFCVKENPIVTFYGALTIISGLIFYFIFKRRQERGD
- a CDS encoding energy transducer TonB — its product is MLSYIELELKDISKPFIREIPKPRRRIKEFQLPENHRILKINRIQPPQNIPMKIKTPEISSNGIVENIPMPDLSFGSLHVSQWQPEIYNVESGDYSTAESYLEMVKLRIEQNKKYPDKAQRLQIEGRVPVVFVITPEGNVRDIKVIMPQHVLLDEAAVKAIMNAVPFPRPPVNIFKGAVPVRVVVVFELT